One region of Gimesia sp. genomic DNA includes:
- a CDS encoding sugar phosphate isomerase/epimerase family protein, which translates to MPKLAAFPKAFMDELCLSGEMTLQQWIELAATLDIDGLEFYAGFLEMKDQSFWPEAKKMATDQGLEIPMMCCSPDFTHPDEAFRQEQIEHEKFWMEMTAALGGKYCRVLSGQRRPEVSREEGIQYTVSSIEACLPLAEKLGLTLIIENHYKDNYWDYPEFAQMADVFCDLVSRIDSPHFGVNYDPSNTILAGEDPLELLARIKERVVTMHASDRYLIEGTIEDLRKEENSLGYASRLSHGVIGKGLNDYDEIFSQLKEVGFDSWISIEDGVNGMEELQESVAFLRAKMAQYWG; encoded by the coding sequence ATGCCCAAACTAGCCGCGTTTCCTAAAGCCTTTATGGATGAACTGTGTCTATCCGGAGAAATGACACTCCAGCAGTGGATTGAACTGGCAGCGACACTCGATATTGATGGACTTGAATTCTATGCCGGCTTCCTGGAGATGAAGGATCAGAGTTTCTGGCCGGAAGCCAAAAAGATGGCAACGGATCAGGGACTGGAAATTCCCATGATGTGCTGCTCGCCGGACTTCACCCATCCTGATGAAGCATTTCGTCAAGAACAGATCGAGCATGAAAAATTCTGGATGGAAATGACGGCTGCTTTGGGAGGAAAATATTGTCGAGTCCTGTCCGGACAGAGACGCCCCGAAGTCTCGCGGGAAGAGGGCATCCAGTATACGGTCTCTTCCATCGAGGCCTGCCTGCCGCTGGCGGAGAAGCTCGGGCTCACCCTGATCATTGAGAATCACTACAAAGACAATTACTGGGACTACCCGGAATTTGCTCAGATGGCGGATGTTTTCTGCGATCTGGTGTCCCGGATTGATTCTCCCCACTTCGGGGTCAACTATGATCCGAGCAATACGATTCTGGCAGGAGAGGATCCACTGGAACTCCTGGCACGGATCAAGGAGCGGGTTGTCACGATGCATGCCAGCGATCGTTATCTGATTGAAGGAACTATTGAGGACCTGCGCAAAGAAGAAAACAGCCTGGGCTATGCCAGTCGTCTCAGCCATGGGGTGATCGGCAAGGGGTTGAACGATTACGACGAGATCTTCTCACAGTTAAAAGAAGTTGGATTCGACAGTTGGATCAGCATCGAAGATGGCGTTAATGGGATGGAAGAACTCCAGGAAAGCGTGGCATTTCTGCGGGCCAAAATGGCTCAATATTGGGGATAA
- a CDS encoding HEAT repeat domain-containing protein — translation MQPGAESVASGTDSSQVDLIAEISKYTLDPQNPGVAVIVRGISDNMPEAMPLIIQTLAPVVGNQQPGSAKPIQLEQHLIDNQLVLIMRPAPADLFGFAQKLKCGAIKEIDIQKRIITVDTELTQLKALAQNVQAGKTGMNSDFKVSANSESLKNMQAKGNVPAIGNVPEKTVISKSDIGTDRDLKPRPGEETIDWALRVIAGTSSFAHDTACKKLAKMDPDPQDLQRVSSILAATLPLAKEGFRMPEHVNAMAVWYTDGATREFSELLEQEKDFLVREKIIRLLPNIHSQTMAEVLVGRLSDREDRKDARRALQIMGEIAEKPVLQLLNDTDSSLRIEACNILQSIGTAEAIAALQERAETEENEVVKEQLLRTQAKIEKKLAGK, via the coding sequence ATGCAACCGGGAGCAGAGTCAGTCGCTTCTGGAACGGACTCTTCCCAGGTAGATCTCATCGCAGAGATCAGTAAGTACACACTCGATCCCCAGAATCCTGGAGTCGCTGTGATCGTACGCGGCATTAGTGATAACATGCCCGAAGCGATGCCCTTGATTATACAAACGCTTGCTCCGGTTGTGGGAAATCAGCAGCCTGGCAGTGCGAAACCAATTCAGCTGGAACAACACCTGATTGATAATCAACTGGTGTTGATTATGCGGCCAGCACCTGCAGATCTGTTCGGGTTTGCTCAGAAGTTGAAATGTGGTGCGATCAAAGAAATTGACATTCAAAAACGAATCATCACTGTCGACACAGAATTAACTCAACTGAAGGCACTCGCTCAGAATGTCCAGGCTGGAAAGACTGGAATGAATTCAGACTTCAAAGTTTCTGCGAATTCTGAGTCGCTGAAAAACATGCAAGCCAAGGGGAATGTACCGGCCATCGGTAACGTGCCTGAGAAAACTGTTATTTCCAAAAGTGATATAGGTACGGATCGCGATTTAAAACCCAGGCCGGGTGAAGAGACGATCGACTGGGCGCTGCGTGTGATTGCGGGGACCAGTTCGTTTGCCCATGACACCGCCTGTAAGAAACTGGCTAAAATGGATCCTGATCCCCAGGACCTGCAGCGGGTGTCGTCAATTCTCGCCGCCACGTTGCCTCTGGCCAAGGAAGGTTTCCGGATGCCCGAGCATGTGAATGCGATGGCTGTCTGGTACACGGATGGCGCCACTCGCGAATTCTCTGAGTTACTGGAACAAGAAAAAGATTTTCTGGTCCGTGAGAAAATTATCAGACTGTTGCCGAACATTCATTCGCAGACCATGGCTGAAGTCCTTGTGGGCCGACTGTCCGACCGCGAAGACCGGAAAGATGCTCGGAGAGCCCTGCAGATCATGGGGGAAATCGCCGAAAAACCGGTACTTCAACTGTTGAATGACACCGATTCTTCACTGCGCATCGAGGCCTGTAATATCCTGCAGTCGATCGGAACTGCAGAAGCAATTGCTGCTTTACAGGAGCGTGCAGAAACCGAAGAGAATGAAGTGGTGAAAGAGCAGCTGCTCCGTACCCAGGCTAAGATCGAAAAGAAATTAGCCGGTAAGTAA
- the ggt gene encoding gamma-glutamyltransferase — protein sequence MLLKLLKCKPLLNNVLCILISSLILFRPQAGRAADPAAPTDEKLYEQAVVAADHPLASAAGLAILKTGGNVVDAAVATSFALTVLRPASCGLGGGGFMVIWNAKDHKATVIDYRERAPAAATPDMYAKLPGTDKQRQLASRQGPLAVAVPCTVAGLSYAVKEYGTLDLKTVMLPAIQLARRGVPINEHMRSVQKGMLARIKNGTLNPDEFKTLVDEYLNHGKPWKEDARFYSPQLKTLELIAEYGRDGFYQGAVAEAIVNACGKSAGGILTLEDLKATQPIIRKPLSTNFDGYQILTMPPPSSGGIAIIESFNMIKALEQQTLKHPFGKLKYHSPEEIHLLTEVMKHAFADRAEYLGDADFVPVPIDRLTSGTYASELARRIDPQQTKSMKDYGRYVPPQDGGTSHFSVMDAQGNAVACTETINLTFGSYVVIPKYGIVMNNEMDDFAAISGKPNAFGLIQGKANEIEPGKKPLSSMSPTIAVKDGKAVFSAGASGGPRIISSTLQVLLNMIVFGMTPTQAVDAPRIHHQWVPEDLLLEPELFDQAGEKLKRFGHSTKQSSGLAASQAVSRQPDGLRGHSDPRKHGAAAGY from the coding sequence ATGCTGTTGAAACTTCTTAAGTGTAAACCACTATTAAATAACGTGTTGTGCATCTTAATCTCCAGTTTAATCCTCTTCAGGCCTCAAGCGGGTCGCGCAGCGGATCCTGCTGCCCCAACCGATGAAAAATTATATGAACAGGCAGTAGTCGCCGCCGATCATCCCCTGGCGAGTGCTGCCGGGCTCGCCATTCTCAAAACGGGTGGTAATGTCGTCGACGCCGCTGTGGCCACATCCTTTGCTCTGACTGTTCTCCGACCAGCCAGCTGTGGTCTGGGCGGCGGCGGTTTTATGGTGATCTGGAATGCCAAAGATCATAAGGCAACCGTGATCGACTACAGAGAACGGGCCCCCGCAGCTGCTACTCCCGATATGTACGCCAAGCTGCCGGGAACTGACAAGCAGCGTCAGCTGGCCAGCCGCCAGGGACCACTGGCAGTGGCAGTCCCCTGCACTGTCGCCGGATTGAGCTATGCTGTCAAAGAATACGGGACTCTGGATCTGAAAACAGTAATGCTCCCCGCGATTCAACTGGCCCGACGCGGGGTTCCAATCAACGAACACATGCGTTCTGTCCAGAAAGGGATGCTGGCCCGCATCAAAAATGGAACCCTCAATCCGGATGAGTTCAAGACGCTGGTCGATGAATACCTGAATCACGGAAAGCCCTGGAAAGAAGATGCCCGTTTTTACAGTCCCCAGTTGAAGACTCTGGAGCTTATCGCCGAATACGGGCGTGACGGCTTTTATCAAGGCGCTGTTGCTGAGGCGATAGTTAATGCCTGCGGGAAATCGGCCGGCGGGATTTTGACCCTGGAAGACCTGAAAGCAACCCAGCCCATCATTCGCAAACCACTGTCGACCAACTTTGATGGCTATCAGATTCTGACAATGCCCCCTCCATCGAGTGGAGGGATCGCCATCATCGAATCCTTCAACATGATAAAAGCACTCGAACAACAGACACTAAAACATCCCTTCGGGAAACTGAAGTATCACTCCCCAGAGGAAATTCACCTGCTGACGGAAGTCATGAAACATGCTTTTGCTGATCGAGCAGAGTACCTGGGTGATGCCGACTTTGTCCCCGTCCCCATCGATCGGCTGACCAGTGGCACTTATGCCAGCGAACTGGCTCGTCGTATTGATCCGCAGCAGACAAAATCCATGAAGGATTACGGCCGCTACGTTCCTCCCCAAGATGGAGGAACCAGCCATTTCTCAGTGATGGATGCCCAGGGAAATGCAGTCGCCTGCACGGAAACGATCAACCTGACTTTCGGCAGTTATGTCGTCATTCCCAAATACGGAATCGTCATGAACAATGAGATGGACGACTTCGCTGCCATCTCCGGAAAACCGAATGCCTTTGGTTTGATTCAGGGAAAAGCCAACGAAATCGAACCCGGCAAGAAACCGCTTTCCAGCATGTCCCCCACGATCGCAGTCAAAGATGGAAAAGCGGTCTTTTCCGCTGGTGCCTCCGGAGGCCCGCGCATCATCTCCAGCACACTGCAAGTGCTGTTGAACATGATCGTGTTCGGCATGACGCCGACTCAAGCCGTTGATGCGCCACGCATCCACCATCAATGGGTTCCCGAAGATCTCCTTCTGGAACCTGAGCTGTTTGATCAGGCGGGTGAAAAGCTTAAACGGTTTGGACACTCTACGAAACAGAGCTCCGGCCTGGCCGCCTCCCAGGCCGTTTCCCGTCAACCTGATGGCCTGCGCGGACACAGTGACCCACGAAAACACGGCGCTGCTGCCGGGTATTAA
- the mtaB gene encoding tRNA (N(6)-L-threonylcarbamoyladenosine(37)-C(2))-methylthiotransferase MtaB, which yields MTLTRLETPPAEKTCQLVTLGCKVNQYETQLVKEALEKNGYREAGENETADLCVVNTCTVTATGDSKGRKLIRQLSKNNPGTKILVMGCYATRDPKTVSELPGVFEVITDKRELPDILERHGIVDMPTGISEFEGRKRAYVKVQDGCILRCTYCIIPQVRPGLQSRSPEDIEEEVRRLVGNGFKEIVLTGIHVGHFGVDTTRGKSGKAPFRLWHLFRKLDQIPGDWRMRLSSVEAAEIHDDFISAAADCEHLCPQFHPSLQSGSDTVLRRMKRRYYVSRFLEKLQMMRERLNHPSFTTDVIVGFPGETDEEFAETLRACEEAEFMKIHVFPFSARKGTPAATYEDQVPAEVRQERCQQLAELERDLAQKFYRTLIDQELEVLVERECEERPGWVRGTDRWYAPVVCPGSSADLGKFVIARGTQDHREYLEAERI from the coding sequence ATGACACTCACCAGACTCGAAACGCCTCCAGCAGAGAAGACATGCCAGCTCGTTACGCTGGGTTGTAAAGTAAATCAGTATGAGACCCAACTCGTAAAAGAGGCGCTGGAGAAGAACGGTTATCGCGAAGCAGGTGAAAATGAAACGGCCGACCTGTGTGTTGTGAATACCTGCACCGTCACTGCGACGGGCGACTCGAAGGGGCGCAAGCTGATTCGTCAGCTTTCAAAAAATAATCCCGGCACCAAGATTCTCGTGATGGGCTGTTACGCCACCCGAGATCCTAAGACGGTCTCCGAATTGCCGGGGGTCTTTGAGGTCATTACCGACAAGCGCGAGCTTCCCGATATCCTTGAGCGGCACGGGATTGTTGACATGCCCACCGGCATCTCTGAGTTCGAAGGTCGCAAACGGGCTTATGTGAAGGTGCAGGATGGTTGTATCCTGCGGTGTACGTATTGCATCATTCCCCAGGTACGTCCGGGACTGCAGAGTCGTTCCCCGGAGGATATCGAAGAGGAAGTCCGGCGGCTGGTCGGAAACGGTTTCAAGGAAATCGTGCTGACAGGAATTCACGTCGGTCACTTTGGTGTAGATACCACGCGAGGCAAATCTGGCAAGGCCCCCTTCCGACTCTGGCATTTATTTCGCAAGCTGGACCAGATTCCCGGCGACTGGCGGATGCGGCTCTCGAGTGTTGAGGCTGCTGAAATCCACGATGATTTTATTTCTGCAGCCGCTGACTGTGAACACCTCTGTCCCCAGTTTCATCCTTCACTGCAGAGTGGTTCCGATACTGTTCTGAGACGGATGAAACGCCGCTACTACGTGAGTCGGTTTTTGGAAAAACTGCAGATGATGCGGGAACGACTGAATCATCCTTCCTTTACGACTGATGTGATTGTCGGCTTTCCCGGTGAAACCGATGAAGAATTTGCAGAAACACTGCGTGCCTGTGAAGAGGCTGAGTTCATGAAGATTCACGTCTTCCCTTTCAGTGCCCGCAAGGGAACACCTGCGGCCACTTATGAGGATCAGGTCCCTGCCGAAGTGCGGCAGGAACGTTGCCAGCAACTCGCGGAACTGGAACGGGATTTAGCACAAAAATTTTATCGCACGCTCATTGATCAGGAACTGGAAGTTCTGGTAGAACGTGAATGCGAAGAGCGTCCCGGCTGGGTGCGAGGTACCGATCGCTGGTATGCCCCTGTGGTTTGCCCGGGCTCCAGTGCGGATCTTGGTAAGTTTGTGATCGCCCGTGGTACTCAGGATCACCGTGAGTACCTCGAAGCCGAGCGCATCTGA
- a CDS encoding thymidylate kinase → MAVLIAIEGIDGSGKGTQAARLHEKCQAEGINSSLIGFPRYSETLFGKSIGDFLNGRFGALDAVHPFLASLLYAGDRFESRGFIQKTIEDSEVVIFDRYIPSNIAHQGAKLSGDERIEFIYWIEQIEYVIYQMPRLDQAILLDLPADYAQKMVAEKQARSYTDQVTDLHESDQSYLAQVRDVYLQLAEANEQWDKIECLQEGQQRSIDDIGTEIWSHLTRLLAR, encoded by the coding sequence GTGGCCGTATTAATTGCGATTGAAGGCATCGATGGTTCGGGAAAAGGGACTCAGGCTGCACGTCTGCATGAAAAGTGTCAGGCAGAGGGCATCAACTCGAGTCTGATTGGTTTTCCACGATACTCTGAGACCCTGTTCGGGAAATCGATTGGCGATTTTCTGAACGGCCGCTTCGGAGCATTAGATGCAGTCCATCCTTTCCTCGCATCATTGCTATATGCTGGTGACCGCTTTGAATCACGCGGATTTATCCAGAAGACGATAGAGGACAGCGAGGTAGTCATCTTTGATCGCTACATTCCATCCAATATTGCCCACCAGGGGGCCAAGCTCTCCGGGGATGAGCGCATCGAATTTATTTACTGGATTGAGCAGATTGAATACGTGATCTACCAGATGCCTCGTCTGGATCAGGCAATCCTGCTGGATCTGCCTGCCGATTATGCACAGAAAATGGTGGCAGAAAAGCAGGCGCGATCCTATACCGATCAGGTCACTGATCTGCATGAGTCGGATCAATCCTATCTGGCCCAGGTCCGAGATGTTTATCTTCAACTCGCAGAAGCGAACGAACAATGGGACAAAATCGAGTGTTTGCAGGAAGGCCAGCAGCGTTCTATTGACGACATTGGCACTGAAATCTGGTCGCATCTGACACGTCTGCTGGCGCGGTAA
- a CDS encoding FAD-dependent protein yields MSLKVTNIRLPVEIPEEELAHELALKLGVGDDDLQSFRILRKSLDARSRHDLCFVYSAEVNVTDETSLLKHLREDLSVQAFTESAFFDPENGSTPLEERPVVVGSGPAGLLAGYYLACKGYRPLIIERGFPVKERVPEIRQFDKGADFHSENNYLFGEGGAGCFSDGKLTCRLTGPDVQWVLERFVECGARPSIVYEHRPHLGSNKLPMICRNFRRKIDALGGEFRFECRLEDIDVKDGQVQGIMTSSGYIKTGQVILGIGHSARDTYQMLYDLGVPLFRKAFQLGLRIEQPQEQVNEHKYGRDEYLSLLGAADYTMITKGKRDLYTFCMCAGGIVMPSVSEPGMFCTNGMSNSRHDTGFANSGIMTTIYPEEFGSEHPLAGVELQRKYEAAAYQIGQQNYYCPIQRADDFLNHKQTDASLQYEGTYRRGVVPTDLHQVLPPLVLNQIENGLPVMDKKWRGLFLKNAVLVGPEMRGSSPVRIDRDRDTCQAPGYKGLYPVGEGAGYAGGIVSAAVDGLLSARKLVEEFSPLTAPVN; encoded by the coding sequence ATGTCACTCAAAGTTACCAACATTCGTCTCCCCGTCGAGATTCCCGAGGAAGAACTGGCTCACGAGTTGGCTCTGAAACTGGGAGTCGGCGATGATGATCTGCAGAGTTTTCGAATTCTGAGAAAGAGTCTGGATGCCCGCTCGCGCCATGACCTGTGCTTTGTGTATTCTGCTGAGGTCAATGTCACTGACGAAACAAGCCTGCTGAAACATCTCCGTGAAGACCTTTCCGTCCAGGCATTTACCGAAAGTGCCTTTTTCGACCCGGAGAACGGATCGACTCCTCTGGAAGAGCGTCCTGTCGTCGTCGGCTCTGGCCCCGCAGGACTCCTGGCAGGTTACTATCTGGCGTGTAAGGGATATCGACCACTGATCATTGAACGTGGGTTTCCCGTAAAAGAGCGTGTCCCCGAAATCAGGCAATTCGATAAGGGAGCTGACTTCCATAGCGAGAACAACTACCTCTTTGGTGAAGGAGGCGCGGGCTGTTTCAGTGATGGCAAACTGACCTGCCGTTTGACTGGACCGGACGTGCAATGGGTTCTGGAGCGGTTTGTTGAGTGTGGTGCGCGGCCCTCGATTGTCTACGAACATCGCCCCCACCTGGGCAGTAACAAGCTCCCCATGATCTGTCGAAACTTCCGCCGCAAGATCGACGCCCTGGGAGGCGAGTTCCGTTTTGAATGTCGGCTGGAAGACATAGACGTCAAGGATGGTCAGGTGCAGGGCATCATGACCTCTTCCGGATACATCAAAACCGGACAGGTCATTCTCGGCATCGGTCACAGTGCCCGCGACACATACCAGATGCTCTATGACCTGGGCGTTCCCCTGTTCCGTAAAGCGTTTCAACTGGGCCTGCGCATCGAACAGCCTCAGGAACAGGTCAATGAGCACAAGTACGGTCGAGACGAATATCTGTCGCTGCTGGGAGCGGCCGACTATACCATGATCACGAAAGGCAAACGTGATCTGTATACCTTCTGCATGTGCGCCGGGGGAATTGTGATGCCCAGTGTTTCGGAACCAGGTATGTTCTGCACCAACGGCATGAGCAATTCACGGCATGACACCGGGTTTGCCAACAGTGGGATCATGACCACGATTTATCCGGAGGAATTCGGTAGCGAACATCCCCTGGCTGGCGTTGAACTGCAACGAAAGTATGAAGCGGCCGCTTATCAGATTGGACAGCAAAATTACTACTGTCCAATTCAGCGTGCCGATGATTTTTTAAATCACAAACAGACTGATGCCAGCCTTCAATACGAGGGTACCTACCGTCGCGGCGTTGTCCCCACTGACCTGCATCAGGTGCTACCTCCTTTAGTGCTTAACCAGATTGAGAATGGACTGCCTGTGATGGATAAAAAATGGCGCGGTCTGTTTCTGAAAAATGCGGTGCTGGTTGGCCCCGAGATGCGCGGCAGTTCGCCCGTTCGCATTGACCGCGATCGCGACACCTGTCAGGCACCAGGATATAAAGGACTCTATCCCGTAGGAGAAGGGGCCGGCTATGCAGGGGGCATCGTCTCAGCTGCCGTCGATGGATTATTGAGTGCCCGCAAACTGGTTGAGGAATTCTCGCCTCTCACCGCACCCGTCAACTGA
- a CDS encoding lysophospholipid acyltransferase family protein: MLRLIFKTTRLDFVDDSLERCPFADTGSVRFLYSVWHDSVIPPLFGARGHQSVALISHHRDADTIKAMLKAAGMGVIRGSTSRGGAAAIKKLLIEAEGNHIVITPDGPRGPHHKMKAGIVFLASHSGRPVVPTAFTASRYWELKGSWTNILIPKPFSTVYYMIGHPIHIPENLSREELKYYTELVQEKMDDIERKSKLVQTEKVSLADESTSLKKAA; this comes from the coding sequence ATGTTACGTCTGATTTTCAAAACGACGCGTTTGGATTTTGTTGACGACAGCCTGGAACGCTGTCCATTTGCTGATACGGGGTCGGTACGTTTCCTGTACAGCGTCTGGCACGATTCCGTCATTCCCCCTCTTTTTGGAGCCCGTGGTCATCAGTCGGTCGCCTTAATCAGCCACCATCGGGATGCAGATACAATCAAAGCCATGCTCAAAGCAGCAGGTATGGGCGTCATTCGAGGATCTACTTCAAGGGGCGGTGCCGCTGCAATCAAGAAGTTACTCATCGAGGCAGAAGGAAACCATATCGTCATCACCCCCGACGGCCCCCGAGGCCCGCATCATAAAATGAAAGCAGGGATTGTTTTCCTGGCATCCCATTCCGGACGACCTGTGGTCCCCACCGCATTCACAGCTTCCCGCTATTGGGAATTAAAGGGCAGCTGGACCAATATCTTGATCCCTAAACCATTCAGCACAGTCTACTACATGATCGGACACCCCATCCACATCCCGGAAAACCTGTCCCGAGAGGAACTGAAATACTATACTGAACTCGTGCAGGAAAAAATGGATGATATCGAGCGCAAGTCTAAGCTGGTGCAGACAGAAAAGGTCTCACTGGCAGACGAATCCACGTCCCTGAAAAAAGCCGCCTGA
- a CDS encoding sigma 54-interacting transcriptional regulator — translation MNRSSGRRTRLETRLNALQTPLFLIDAARVILFFNQGCERIVEWPAEEILGQTCDYAVDTDSEECESVCNLLCPPPEVFEGTRSEVPRYLLSRSGKTIPCVIRYTPLLDDQNRTRLVLGTIDPIDEPHKLRSATASQQLHAELAALRLSLRNRFRFSTVIARNPAMQRVLRQLELASHTREPVHFQGEVGTGKEHLARALHFESEQRRKIFVPLNCKKLPPRELKQTVKKVFEKDLDESMPLEPGVLFLDEVDQLSRDIQEIILENFQTKSQAHTVRLMTACSSPLNELFEQEQLLPEFFFLISTLQIQVPALRERRADLDLLAQHFLENENRYQQKQVSGFAPGVLSLFHDYFWPANLDELAQVIQSAFQSTPETLITRDSLPLRLLTGMDARSLGPALPPLIKPLEQTLQEVEKDQIQQALEQTKHNRTEAARLLGLTRAKLYRRIEALGIPLDPDA, via the coding sequence ATGAACCGCAGTTCGGGACGCCGCACACGTCTGGAGACTCGCCTGAACGCGCTCCAGACTCCTCTGTTTCTAATCGACGCGGCTCGGGTTATCCTGTTCTTCAATCAGGGCTGTGAGCGCATTGTAGAGTGGCCCGCAGAAGAAATACTGGGACAGACCTGTGATTATGCAGTCGATACAGATTCAGAAGAGTGTGAGTCCGTCTGTAATCTGCTCTGCCCCCCTCCCGAAGTGTTTGAAGGGACGCGGAGTGAAGTTCCCCGCTACCTGCTGAGCCGCAGTGGTAAAACCATTCCCTGCGTGATTCGCTACACTCCGCTGCTGGATGATCAGAACCGAACCCGCCTGGTTCTGGGCACGATCGATCCCATCGATGAACCTCACAAACTTCGTTCGGCAACCGCTTCCCAACAGCTGCATGCTGAACTGGCCGCGCTGCGGCTGTCGCTCCGAAATCGATTTCGTTTTTCCACTGTCATAGCCAGAAATCCCGCCATGCAGCGCGTGCTGCGACAACTCGAACTCGCTTCTCATACCAGAGAGCCCGTTCATTTCCAGGGAGAAGTCGGAACCGGTAAAGAACATCTGGCCCGCGCCCTGCACTTTGAAAGTGAGCAACGTCGTAAAATCTTTGTTCCCTTAAACTGTAAAAAGCTGCCTCCCCGCGAACTGAAACAGACCGTTAAGAAAGTCTTCGAAAAGGATCTGGATGAATCCATGCCCCTCGAACCGGGGGTTCTCTTCCTGGATGAAGTCGATCAGCTGTCGCGCGATATCCAGGAAATCATCCTTGAGAACTTTCAGACGAAATCCCAGGCACACACAGTCCGCCTGATGACAGCCTGTTCCTCTCCCCTGAATGAACTTTTCGAACAGGAACAACTGCTTCCCGAGTTTTTCTTTCTGATCAGCACACTGCAGATTCAAGTACCAGCCCTCCGGGAGCGAAGAGCAGACCTGGATCTCTTGGCCCAGCATTTTCTGGAAAATGAAAATCGCTACCAGCAGAAACAGGTCAGTGGATTTGCACCGGGAGTACTTTCACTGTTCCACGACTACTTCTGGCCGGCCAACCTGGACGAGCTGGCACAGGTAATTCAGTCTGCCTTTCAATCGACGCCGGAAACCCTGATCACCCGGGACTCACTTCCCCTGCGCCTGTTGACGGGGATGGATGCCCGCTCGCTGGGACCGGCCCTGCCCCCTCTCATCAAACCGCTGGAACAGACTCTGCAGGAAGTGGAGAAAGATCAGATCCAGCAGGCACTCGAACAGACTAAACATAATCGGACTGAAGCAGCCCGCCTGCTCGGTTTGACCAGGGCAAAACTGTACAGACGCATCGAAGCACTGGGAATCCCCCTCGATCCTGACGCCTGA
- a CDS encoding sugar kinase: MRVVTLGEVMLRLAPQNHLRVRQSIPGLLESTFGGGELNVAISVAFQGGTSAFATASPDNPITDALVQEMQKLGVDSSLIHRTSQGRFGIYFVETGANQRGGTVTYDREFSSIAQATEETFDWDRVFEGATWFHITGITPAISESAARLTEKALQEARKRNITVSCDLNFRKKLWNWKPGTAPAELAKTTMQSLAPLIDVIIANEEDADLSLGIRAPETDVESGTLNIEGYIAVAKEITTQYPNVKQVAITLRESISASHNNWGAMLYDQSQQRAEFAPCDTEGNYSSYEIRNIVDRVGAGDSFAGALIFALNTPELSAPETAIRYAVAASCLKHSIQGDFNYSTRSEIEALMRGGGSGRVQR, encoded by the coding sequence GTGCGAGTCGTTACTTTAGGTGAGGTCATGTTGAGGTTGGCGCCTCAAAATCATTTGCGGGTCAGGCAGTCCATCCCTGGCCTTTTAGAATCGACCTTTGGTGGCGGTGAACTGAATGTCGCCATCTCCGTCGCTTTCCAGGGAGGTACATCTGCTTTTGCCACCGCCTCCCCGGACAATCCAATTACGGATGCCCTCGTACAGGAGATGCAGAAACTGGGCGTCGATTCCAGCCTGATCCACCGGACGTCTCAAGGGCGGTTCGGGATCTACTTTGTGGAAACGGGAGCCAACCAGCGTGGAGGCACTGTCACCTATGATCGTGAATTCAGCTCCATTGCCCAGGCTACAGAAGAAACATTTGACTGGGACCGGGTCTTTGAAGGAGCAACCTGGTTTCATATCACTGGAATTACACCCGCCATCAGTGAATCAGCGGCCCGGCTCACCGAAAAGGCGTTACAGGAAGCCCGCAAACGAAACATTACCGTCTCCTGTGATCTGAACTTTCGCAAAAAGCTCTGGAACTGGAAACCAGGTACGGCCCCGGCTGAACTGGCCAAGACCACAATGCAGTCGCTGGCTCCCTTGATCGATGTGATCATCGCGAATGAAGAAGACGCGGATCTCTCACTGGGGATCAGGGCTCCCGAAACGGATGTGGAATCTGGGACACTCAACATCGAAGGCTATATCGCCGTCGCGAAAGAGATCACTACTCAATACCCCAATGTCAAACAGGTTGCGATTACTCTGCGGGAAAGCATTTCTGCCAGCCACAATAACTGGGGGGCCATGCTCTACGATCAAAGTCAACAACGGGCTGAGTTTGCTCCCTGTGACACAGAGGGAAATTATTCCAGCTATGAGATCCGAAATATTGTTGATCGCGTTGGAGCCGGCGACTCATTCGCGGGTGCTCTGATCTTTGCGTTGAACACACCGGAACTGTCTGCACCGGAAACCGCCATTCGCTACGCAGTCGCCGCGAGTTGCCTGAAACACAGCATTCAAGGTGATTTTAACTATTCGACACGATCAGAAATTGAAGCGTTAATGCGCGGCGGTGGATCGGGACGCGTACAGCGTTAA